The genomic window CGATGCCACCCACCCGGAAGAGACCCGGGTCGTCGTGGTCCGCGGCAATCGCGTCGAAGAGTTTGACTTCGAGACCGCACAACGCAAGCAACTGCGCGGGAATATCTACCTCGCCAAGGTCACCAGGGTCGAACCCTCGCTCCAAGCCGCTTTCGTCGAATATGGCGGCAACCGCCACGGCTTCCTCGCATTCAGCGAAATCCATCCCGATTACTACCAGATCCCGGTCGCCGACCGGCAGGCGCTGATCGAGGCCGAGGAACAGGCTCATCGCGAGGCCGAGGAAGAGAGCGAGAACCGCTCCCACGGCCGCCGCCGCTCGCGCCACCGCAACGCCCGTCGCCGCGGCCACGGCGAACGCGTCCGCAGCGACATCGTCGAAGGCCTCGAGGCCGGCGCCGACCCCGCGGCCCAGCCGGTCGAGGGCGAGGCCCTGCCGGCGCAGACTGAAGGCGCTTCGCACGAAGGCGAGCACCTGCACGCCGATGCCGAGCATCATGGCGAGTACGACGGCCACGATCATCACGAAGACGATCATGGCGATCATCAGCCCCATGATGACGATCACCAACACGCCCACGCTGATGACGACCAGGGTGATCACGGCGAGCACGATCATCACGACCATGATCAAGCCGACGAGACGCCCGCGCCTGTCGCGGCCGTCGGCGCCGAGCCCGTGGTTGCGGCCGAGACCGTTGCCGAGCCGCAGGAGGCCGTTGCCCCCGAAGCCCACGCCGAGGCTTTCGCCGAAGCGGTAGCTGTCGCCGCTGAACCAGCCGATGCCGTTTACGCCGCCGACGCGGCGCATGCCAAGGCCGCGGAAGTGACGGCTGACGAAGAGGACGAGGACGAGGACGGCGAGGAAGCCGAAGAGGAACTCGTCGAATCCGTCGGCGGCGACGACGTGCTGGAGGAAGTGCCGGAGCGCACCTTCCGCCCGCGCCGCCAGTACAAGATCCAGGAGGTCATCAAGCGCCGCCAGGTGATGCTGGTGCAGGTCGTCAAGGAAGAGCGCGGCAACAAAGGCGCTGCGCTGACGACCTATCTGTCGCTCGCCGGCCGCTATGCCGTCTTGATGCCCAACACTGCGCGCGGCGGCGGCATCAGCCGCAAGATTACCAGCGCCCAGGACCGGTCGCGCCTGAAGGAAGTGGTGCAGGATCTCGACGTGCCCGAGGGCATGGGCATCATCCTGCGCACCGCCGGCGCTGCCCGCACCAAGCCCGAGATCAAGCGCGACTTCGAATATCTGATCCGGATGTGGGAGACGGTGCGCGACCTGACGCTGAAGTCGCAGGCCCCGACCCTCGTCTACGAGGAAGGCTCGTTGATCAAGCGCTCGCTGCGCGACCTCTACAACAAGGAGATCGACGAGATCCAGGTGGCCGGCGAATCCGGCTACCGCGAAGCGCGCGACTTCATGAAGATGCTGATGCCCGCCAATGTCAGCGCGGTGAAGCAGTATCGCGACGGCCAGCCGCTATTCTCGCGGATGGGTGTCGAGAGCCAGCTGGATGCGATGTTCTCGCCGACCGTACAGCTTCGCTCCGGCGGCTATATCGTCATCAACCAGACCGAAGCGCTGGTCTCGATCGACGTCAACTCGGGACGATCGACCCGCGAGCACCATATCGAGGACACCGCGCTCAAGACCAATCTGGAGGCTGCCGAAGAGGTCGCCCGTCAGCTCCGCCTGCGCGACCTCGCCGGCCTGATCGTCATCGACTTCATCGACATGGACGAGAAGCGCAACAACCGTGCGGTCGAGCGCAAGCTGTCTGATTGCCTCAGGCAGGATCGCGCGCGCATCCAGGTCGGACGCATCTCGCATTTCGGCCTGCTGGAAATGTCGCGCCAGCGCATTCGCGCCAGCGTGCTGGAGAGTTCGACCGATCCCTGCCCGCATTGCGGCGGCACCGGTCATGTCCGCTCGGTCTCCTCGGTGGCGCTCCAGTTGCTGCGCGGCCTCGAAGAGATCCTGATGAAGGGCGCGACCCACAATCTCGTGGTTCGCACCCGCACCGACGTCGCGCTCTACGTGCTGAACCACAAGCGCGGTCATCTGCGTGATCTCGAGAACGGCTTCAAGGTCACGCTGTCGGTCATCGCCGATCAGTCCGTCAGCGGACCTCAGGCTTACGTTATCGACCGCGGCGAGCAGGTGCATACGCTGGAAGCTGCCAAGGCGCTGCTTGCGGCGCAGGCGGCTGCGAGCCCGCCGCCCCTGGTCGAAGACGCCTATGAGGACGAGGAGTTCGATGCGGAGCTGGAATCCGAGATCGAGTCCGAGGAGACCGAAGGGCTCGCCGAGGAGCAGGCCGCCGGTGAGGCAGCCCCCGAGCAGGACGGCCAGCGCCGCAAGCGCCGCCGCCGCCGCCGCGGCCGTGGCGGCCAGCGCGACGGCGAGTTGCGCGAGGATAACGCACCCACGCTTCCTGAGGCCGCTATGGCCGCCGGCGAAGCCGAAGAGGATTCAGAGTCCGAGCAGGATGGCGAGGAAGGCGAGGAACAGGCCGCCCGCGGCGAGCAGCAGGGCGGCGGTGAGCGCCGACGTCGGCGTGGTCGCCGCGGTGGACGCCGTCGGCGCGGTGGCGCCGAGGAAGGTCTTGCCGGCTCCATCGGCGACGAGCTCGCTGCCAATGCGCCGCCGGAGGCGACCGACGCAGTCGCCGATTTCGACAGCTTTGGCAACGAGGCCGCGCCCTCGATTGCACAGGGCGAACACATCGCCGAACCACAGGCGGCGCAGCCTGAACCGCGCGCCGACGTGCAGAG from Bradyrhizobium zhanjiangense includes these protein-coding regions:
- a CDS encoding Rne/Rng family ribonuclease yields the protein MPNKMLIDATHPEETRVVVVRGNRVEEFDFETAQRKQLRGNIYLAKVTRVEPSLQAAFVEYGGNRHGFLAFSEIHPDYYQIPVADRQALIEAEEQAHREAEEESENRSHGRRRSRHRNARRRGHGERVRSDIVEGLEAGADPAAQPVEGEALPAQTEGASHEGEHLHADAEHHGEYDGHDHHEDDHGDHQPHDDDHQHAHADDDQGDHGEHDHHDHDQADETPAPVAAVGAEPVVAAETVAEPQEAVAPEAHAEAFAEAVAVAAEPADAVYAADAAHAKAAEVTADEEDEDEDGEEAEEELVESVGGDDVLEEVPERTFRPRRQYKIQEVIKRRQVMLVQVVKEERGNKGAALTTYLSLAGRYAVLMPNTARGGGISRKITSAQDRSRLKEVVQDLDVPEGMGIILRTAGAARTKPEIKRDFEYLIRMWETVRDLTLKSQAPTLVYEEGSLIKRSLRDLYNKEIDEIQVAGESGYREARDFMKMLMPANVSAVKQYRDGQPLFSRMGVESQLDAMFSPTVQLRSGGYIVINQTEALVSIDVNSGRSTREHHIEDTALKTNLEAAEEVARQLRLRDLAGLIVIDFIDMDEKRNNRAVERKLSDCLRQDRARIQVGRISHFGLLEMSRQRIRASVLESSTDPCPHCGGTGHVRSVSSVALQLLRGLEEILMKGATHNLVVRTRTDVALYVLNHKRGHLRDLENGFKVTLSVIADQSVSGPQAYVIDRGEQVHTLEAAKALLAAQAAASPPPLVEDAYEDEEFDAELESEIESEETEGLAEEQAAGEAAPEQDGQRRKRRRRRRGRGGQRDGELREDNAPTLPEAAMAAGEAEEDSESEQDGEEGEEQAARGEQQGGGERRRRRGRRGGRRRRGGAEEGLAGSIGDELAANAPPEATDAVADFDSFGNEAAPSIAQGEHIAEPQAAQPEPRADVQSEAPPRPEPAPVTATAAPVEEPVDDKAARRRSTVREKVSFLLHSQPEPATPVAQPTEPVAAPAPAAEPAPQAANEPPAAPRRAGWWSRRFGGGE